A genomic segment from Mus musculus strain C57BL/6J chromosome 13, GRCm38.p6 C57BL/6J encodes:
- the Srd5a1 gene encoding 3-oxo-5-alpha-steroid 4-dehydrogenase 1, producing MELDELRLLDALVYLEGFLAFVAFVGLQMVGSSYGRYSSQWSGRRVPARPAWFLQELPSMAWPLYECIRPAAARLGNLPNRVLLAMFLIHYVQRTLVFPVLIRGGKPTLLFTFVLAFLFCTLNGYLQSRYLSQFAVYAEDWVTHPCFLTGFALWLVGMVINIHSDHILRNLRKPGETGYKIPRGGLFEYVSSANYFGELVEWCGFALASWSLQGVVFALFTLCALFTRARQHHQWYLEKFEDYPKTRKILIPFLL from the exons ATGGAGTTGGATGAGTTGCGCCTACTGGATGCGCTAGTCTACCTGGAGGGTTTCCTGGCTTTCGTGGCCTTCGTGGGGCTCCAGATGGTGGGCTCTTCCTACGGCCGCTACTCCTCGCAGTGGTCCGGCCGCCGAGTGCCCGCGCGACCTGCCTGGTTCCTACAGGAGCTGCCTTCAATGGCCTGGCCGCTGTACGAGTGCATCCGTCCTGCAGCCGCCCGACTGGGCAACCTGCCTAACCGCGTCCTGCTAGCTATGTTTCTGATCCACTACGTGCAAAG GACGCTGGTTTTTCCAGTTCTGATCAGGGGAGGGAAGCCCACCCTGCTGTTCACCTTTGTCTTGGCCTTCCTGTTCTGCACCTTAAATGGCTACTTGCAGAGCCGATACTTGAGCCAGTTTGCGGTGTATGCTGAAGACTGGGTAACCCATCCCTGTTTCCTGACAG GCTTTGCCCTGTGGTTAGTGGGCATGGTGATAAATATCCACTCAGACCACATCCTGCGGAATCTGAGAAAACCAGGGGAAACTGGATACAAAATACCCAGGG GAGGCCTGTTTGAATATGTATCTTCAGCCAACTATTTTGGGGAGCTCGTGGAGTGGTGTGGCTTTGCACTGGCCAGCTGGTCCCTCCAGGGCGTGGTGTTTGCTCTGTTCACCCTGTGTGCACTGTTCACCAGAGCGAGGCAGCATCATCA
- the Srd5a1 gene encoding 3-oxo-5-alpha-steroid 4-dehydrogenase 1 isoform X1 has protein sequence MELDELRLLDALVYLEGFLAFVAFVGLQMVGSSYGRYSSQWSGRRVPARPAWFLQELPSMAWPLYECIRPAAARLGNLPNRVLLAMFLIHYVQRTLVFPVLIRGGKPTLLFTFVLAFLFCTLNGYLQSRYLSQFAVYAEDWVTHPCFLTGFALWLVGMVINIHSDHILRNLRKPGETGYKIPRALQIHSLTGQHFLLTESLHREPQLDLAFWKMIKG, from the exons ATGGAGTTGGATGAGTTGCGCCTACTGGATGCGCTAGTCTACCTGGAGGGTTTCCTGGCTTTCGTGGCCTTCGTGGGGCTCCAGATGGTGGGCTCTTCCTACGGCCGCTACTCCTCGCAGTGGTCCGGCCGCCGAGTGCCCGCGCGACCTGCCTGGTTCCTACAGGAGCTGCCTTCAATGGCCTGGCCGCTGTACGAGTGCATCCGTCCTGCAGCCGCCCGACTGGGCAACCTGCCTAACCGCGTCCTGCTAGCTATGTTTCTGATCCACTACGTGCAAAG GACGCTGGTTTTTCCAGTTCTGATCAGGGGAGGGAAGCCCACCCTGCTGTTCACCTTTGTCTTGGCCTTCCTGTTCTGCACCTTAAATGGCTACTTGCAGAGCCGATACTTGAGCCAGTTTGCGGTGTATGCTGAAGACTGGGTAACCCATCCCTGTTTCCTGACAG GCTTTGCCCTGTGGTTAGTGGGCATGGTGATAAATATCCACTCAGACCACATCCTGCGGAATCTGAGAAAACCAGGGGAAACTGGATACAAAATACCCAGGG CTCTGCAAATTCACAGCCTCACCGGGCAGCATTTCCTACTGACTGAAAGTTTACATCGTGAACCACAGTTAGATCTGGCTTTTTGGAAGATGATTAAGGGGTGA
- the Srd5a1 gene encoding 3-oxo-5-alpha-steroid 4-dehydrogenase 1 isoform X2 yields the protein MELDELRLLDALVYLEGFLAFVAFVGLQMVGSSYGRYSSQWSGRRVPARPAWFLQELPSMAWPLYECIRPAAARLGNLPNRVLLAMFLIHYVQRTLVFPVLIRGGKPTLLFTFVLAFLFCTLNGYLQSRYLSQFAVYAEDWVTHPCFLTGFALWLVGMVINIHSDHILRNLRKPGETGYKIPRGKHGGKLDTKYPGVSMEGNWIQNTQG from the exons ATGGAGTTGGATGAGTTGCGCCTACTGGATGCGCTAGTCTACCTGGAGGGTTTCCTGGCTTTCGTGGCCTTCGTGGGGCTCCAGATGGTGGGCTCTTCCTACGGCCGCTACTCCTCGCAGTGGTCCGGCCGCCGAGTGCCCGCGCGACCTGCCTGGTTCCTACAGGAGCTGCCTTCAATGGCCTGGCCGCTGTACGAGTGCATCCGTCCTGCAGCCGCCCGACTGGGCAACCTGCCTAACCGCGTCCTGCTAGCTATGTTTCTGATCCACTACGTGCAAAG GACGCTGGTTTTTCCAGTTCTGATCAGGGGAGGGAAGCCCACCCTGCTGTTCACCTTTGTCTTGGCCTTCCTGTTCTGCACCTTAAATGGCTACTTGCAGAGCCGATACTTGAGCCAGTTTGCGGTGTATGCTGAAGACTGGGTAACCCATCCCTGTTTCCTGACAG GCTTTGCCCTGTGGTTAGTGGGCATGGTGATAAATATCCACTCAGACCACATCCTGCGGAATCTGAGAAAACCAGGGGAAACTGGATACAAAATACCCAGGGGTAAGCATGGAGGGAAACTGGATACAAAATACCCAGGGGTAAGCATGGAGGGAAACTGGATACAAAATACCCAGGGGTAA
- the Nsun2 gene encoding RNA cytosine C(5)-methyltransferase NSUN2 translates to MGRRARGRRFQQPPQPEGEEDASDGGRKRGQAGWEGGYPEIVKENKLFEHYYQELKIVPEGEWDQFMESLREPLPATLRITGYKSHAKEILHCLKNKYFKELEDLEVDGQKVEVPQPLSWYPEELAWHTNLSRKILRKSPLLAKFHQFLVSETESGNISRQEAVSMIPPLLLNVEPHHKILDMCAAPGSKTTQLIEMLHADMSVPFPEGFVIANDVDNKRCYLLVHQAKRLSSPCIMVVNHDASSIPRLTVDVDGRKEILFYDRILCDVPCSGDGTMRKNIDVWKKWTTLNSLQLHGLQLRIATRGAEQLAEGGRMVYSTCSLNPVEDEAVIAALLEKSEGALELADVSAELPGLKWMPGVSQWKVMTRDGQWFADWHEVPQGRHTQIRPTMFPPTDLEKLQAMHLERCLRILPHHQNTGGFFVAVLVKKAPMPWNKRQPKVQNKSAEAREPRVSSHVAATEGNPSDQSELESQMITGAGDSETAHNTENTESNEKKDGVCGPPPSKKMKLFGFKEDPFVFIPEDDPLFPPIEKFYALDPSFPRMNLLTRTTEGKKRQLYMVSKELRNVLLNNSEKMKVINTGIKVWCRNNSGEEFDCAFRLAQEGIYTLYPFINSRIITVSMEDVKTLLTQENPFFRKLSSEAYSQVKDLAKGSVVLKYEPDSANPDTLQCPIVLCGWRGKASIRTFVPKNERLHYLRMMGLEVLGEKKKEGVILTNENAASPEQPGDEDAKQTAQDPCVPDSVPGCDAAAAEPSR, encoded by the exons ATGGGGCGGCGGGCGCGGGGCCGGCGGTTCCAGCAGCCGCCGCAGCCTGAGGGCGAGGAAGACGCCAGCGACGGCGGCAGAAAGCGAGGCCAGGCG ggctgggaaggtggctatCCCGAGATCGTAAAGGAGAACAAGCTCTTCGAGCACTACTATCAGGAACTCAAGATCGTGCCAGAGGGAGAATGGGACCAATTCATGGAGTCACTCCGAGAACCTCTCCCAGCCACACTGAGAATCACTGGGTACAAAAG ccaTGCCAAAGAGATTCTCCATTGCTTGAAGAACAAGTACTTTAAGGAGTTGGAGGACCTGGAAGTAGATGGACAGAAAGTTGAAGTTCCACAACCACTAAGCTG GTACCCTGAAGAACTTGCCTGGCATACAAACTTAAGTCGGAAAATCTTGAGGAAGTCCCCGTTGTTGGCAAAGTTCCATCAGTTCCTGGTCAGCGAGACTGAGTCT GGAAACATCAGCCGCCAGGAGGCTGTCAGCATGATCCCCCCACTGCTGCTCAACGTGGAGCCACACCATAAG aTCTTAGACATGTGTGCAGCCCCTGGATCCAAGACCACACAGTTAATTGAAATGTTGCATGCAGACATGAGTGTGCCCTTTCCAG AGGGATTTGTAATCGCAAATGACGTGGACAACAAGCGCTGCTATCTGCTCGTCCATCAGGCCAAAAGGTTGAGCAGTCCCTGCATCATGGTGGTAAACCATGACGCATCCAGCATACCTAGACTTACAGTAGATGTGGACGGAAGGAAAGAGATTCTCTTCTATGATCGAATTTTATGTGATGTCCCTTGCAG TGGCGATGGCACAATGAGAAAAAACATTGAtgtctggaagaaatggacaaccTTAAACAGCTTGCAGCTCCATGG CCTGCAGCTTCGGATTGCAACTCGAGGTGCTGAGCAGCTGGCGGAAGGTGGCAGGATGGTGTATTCCACGTGTTCCTTGAACCCCGTGGAGGATGAAGCAGTGATCGCAGCTCTGCTAGAGAAGAGTGAAG GAGCTCTTGAGCTTGCTGATGTGTCTGCTGAGTTGCCAGGACTGAAGTGGATGCCTGGAGTCTCACAGTGGAAG GTCATGACTAGAGACGGGCAGTGGTTTGCAGACTGGCATGAGGTTCCCCAGGGCAGGCATACACAAATCCGACCTACCATGTTCCCACCAACGGACCTGGAGAAGCTACAGGCAATGCATCTAGAGCGATG CCTTCGAATCCTGCCCCATCATCAGAATACTGGAGGGTTCTTTGTGGCAGTATTGGTCAAGAAAGCACCAATGCCGTGGAACAAACGTCAGCCCAAG gtccagaataaatctgcagaagccagagaaccCAGGGTATCCAGCCATGTGGCTGCCACAGAGGGAAATCCCAGTGACCAGTCTGAGCTGGAAAGTCAGATGATAACTGGAGCTGGTGACTCAGAAACAGCTCACAACACTGAGAACACAGAGAGCAATGAGAAGAAAGATGGCGTGTGTGG CCCTCctccatcaaagaaaatgaagttgTTTGGATTTAAAGAAGATCCATTTGTATTCATTCCTGAAGATGATCCTTTATTTCCACCTATTGA GAAGTTTTATGCCTTGGATCCTTCATTCCCGAGGATGAATCTGTTAACCCGAACCACAGAAGGAAAGAAGCGGCAGCTTTATATGGTCTCCAAGGAGCTGAGGAATGTACTGCTGAACAACAGCGAGAAGATGAAG GTCATTAACACTGGGATAAAAGTCTGGTGTCGAAATAACAGTGGTGAAGAATTCGATTGTGCATTCCGTTTGGCACAGGAG GGAATATATACATTGTATCCATTTATCAATTCAAGAATCATCACTGTATCAATGGAAGACGTGAAGACACTGTTGACCCAGGAGAACCCATTCTTTAGAAAACTGAGCAGTGAGGCCTACAGTCAAGTCAAGGACCTTG caaaggGAAGTGTTGTGCTGAAGTATGAGCCAGATTCTGC GAATCCAGACACCCTCCAGTGCCCCATCGTGCTGTGTGGGTGGCGGGGAAAGGCCTCTATTCGAACTTTTGTGCCCAAAAATGAGCGGCTTCATTATCTCAGGATGATGGGTCTGGAGGTactgggagaaaagaagaaagagggagtcaTTCTTACCAATGAGAATGCTGCCAGCCCAGAGCAGCCTGGAGATGAGGATGCCAAGCAGACAGCACAAGACCCCTGCGTCCCAGACTCCGTCCCTGGCTGTGATGCAGCTGCAGCTGAGCCATCCCGGTGA